One Rhodobacteraceae bacterium M385 genomic region harbors:
- the lpxC gene encoding UDP-3-O-acyl-N-acetylglucosamine deacetylase: MQATLRKKATFSGVGLHTGRLTRVSMLPQAANVGIWFRRTDLDDAAMIPARYDLVPQSRLCTKLVAEDGTEVSTVEHIMAALIGSGIHNALIEVDGPELPILDGSAAPFVRAILDAGIQRQSAPIHALEILKTVRAEDGDAWAELSPSRGLEMDYTIEFSDKAIGYQRRIANLANGRFVRELCDSRTFCRRADVDMMHEAGLALGGTYDNAVVVDGDDVLSPGGFRHADEAVRHKMLDALGDLALAGAPILGCYTGFRAGHMVTNQLLRNLFATPGAVRFVECTPDQAAALPGVGVKSADLAHVA, encoded by the coding sequence ATGCAGGCAACACTTCGCAAAAAAGCCACATTCAGTGGGGTCGGTCTCCACACCGGTCGTTTGACCCGTGTCAGCATGTTACCGCAAGCCGCCAACGTCGGCATCTGGTTCCGCCGCACCGACCTTGACGACGCCGCGATGATCCCCGCCCGCTACGATCTTGTCCCCCAAAGCCGCCTTTGCACTAAACTTGTGGCCGAAGACGGAACCGAAGTTTCGACGGTTGAACATATCATGGCCGCCTTGATCGGATCGGGCATCCATAACGCCCTGATCGAAGTGGATGGCCCTGAGCTTCCGATCCTTGATGGGTCTGCCGCGCCGTTCGTTCGCGCGATCCTTGATGCTGGCATCCAACGCCAGTCCGCGCCAATCCATGCGCTGGAAATCCTTAAGACTGTGCGCGCCGAAGATGGCGACGCCTGGGCCGAGTTGTCGCCCTCCCGTGGGCTGGAAATGGATTACACCATCGAATTCAGCGACAAGGCGATCGGCTATCAGCGGCGGATTGCCAATTTGGCCAATGGTCGCTTCGTGCGCGAATTATGCGACAGCCGCACCTTCTGCCGCCGCGCCGACGTGGACATGATGCATGAAGCGGGCCTTGCCCTTGGTGGAACCTACGACAACGCCGTTGTCGTGGATGGAGACGACGTCCTGAGCCCCGGTGGTTTCCGCCATGCCGATGAGGCCGTGCGCCATAAGATGCTGGATGCATTGGGGGATTTGGCCCTGGCAGGCGCCCCCATTCTGGGTTGCTACACCGGTTTCCGGGCCGGCCACATGGTTACGAACCAATTGCTTCGCAACCTTTTCGCCACCCCCGGTGCGGTGCGTTTCGTGGAATGCACGCCGGATCAGGCCGCCGCA